From Ischnura elegans chromosome 13 unlocalized genomic scaffold, ioIscEleg1.1 SUPER_13_unloc_1, whole genome shotgun sequence, a single genomic window includes:
- the LOC124172433 gene encoding oocyte zinc finger protein XlCOF6.1-like — translation MGEKEEKSNCFNINSENYRRAKSRSYHTFNIRGGFNSKSELSKHLETHHVARNSDVDAELSVGDDESMETIVSNEESDISGQPTTSRTIKELKIKRQGKRRKGNGRIEKNSGGMGERENVRKNRKTGTAHRELCTQKFSSKSYSSIENRRDQDCGSSRKTVYSCKMCAKTFTESRTLGEHMLTHSGEKSYSCGICKKYFSGCDSLSEHMHIQSRDKPYACDVCNKCFSKKSHIVDHVRMHTGEKPSACDVCNKSFTQKGNLVMHSRSHSGEKPYECNICSKCFIQSSDVTRHMLTHTKEKPYSCSVCSKSFIHISDVTRHMLTHAKEKPYSCTVCSKCFTQRHSLEEQARTHTGEKPYACSVCGKCFRKGGHLTDHIRTHTGERPFSCSRCCKSFAHRTTLKNHILTHTRERPYACRECGKSFSRKETLVTHSNVHK, via the coding sequence ATGGgtgaaaaggaagagaaaagtaATTGCTTTAACATAAATTCAGAGAATTATCGCAGAGCAAAGAGTAGATCATATCATACCTTCAACATCAGAGGTGGATTCAACAGCAAAAGTGAGCTGAGCAAACATCTCGAAACTCATCATGTTGCCAGAAATTCAGATGTTGATGCTGAATTGTCAGTGGGAGACGATGAGTCTATGGAAACAATCGTGTCAAATGAAGAaagtgacatttctggtcagccTACAACCTCCAGAACGATAAAAGAGCTGAAGATTAAAAGACAAGGGAAGAGACGTAAAGGAAATGggcgcattgaaaaaaattctggtgGAATGGGGGAGAgggaaaatgtgagaaaaaataggaaaactggCACTGCACATAGGGAACTGTGCACACAAAAGTTTTCTTCAAAGTCATACTCTTCTATTGAAAACCGCCGTGATCAGGATTGTGGGAGTTCAAGAAAGACAGTTTACTCATGCAAAATGTGTGCTAAGACTTTCACTGAAAGTAGAACCCTCGGTGAGCACATGTTAACGCATTCAGGAGAGAAGTCTTATTCATGCGGAATATGTAAAAAGTACTTTTCTGGATGTGATTCATTAAGTGAACACATGCACATTCAATCACGGGACAAGCCTTATGCATGTGATGTTTGCAACAAGTGCTTTTCCAAAAAGAGCCACATTGTCGACCACGTACGAATGCACACAGGGGAAAAACCGTCTGCCTGTGACGTTTGCAACAAGTCTTTTACTCAAAAGGGTAACCTCGTTATGCACAGTCGCTCACATTCGGGGGAGAAACCTTACGAATGCAATATTTGCTCCAAGTGTTTCATTCAGAGTTCTGACGTCACCAGACACATGCTTACGCACAccaaggagaaaccttattcctgcagtgTCTGCAGCAAGTCTTTTATTCACATTTCTGACGTCACCAGACATATGCTTACGCACGCCAAGGAGAAACCCTATTCATGCACTGTCTGCAGCAAGTGTTTCACCCAGAGGCACAGCCTGGAAGAACAAGCACGCactcacacgggagagaaaccttatgcGTGCAGCGTGTGCGGCAAGTGTTTCCGAAAGGGTGGTCATCTCACCGATCACATTCGAACACACACCGGAGAGAGACCATTTTCGTGCAGCAGATGCTGCAAATCCTTCGCTCATAGGACCACCCTCAAAAACCACATCCTTACACACACGCGAGAAAGGCCTTATGCTTGCAGGGAATGCGggaagtctttctctcgaaaggaaACACTTGTCACGCACTCAAATGTACACAAGTGA